The following proteins come from a genomic window of Malus domestica chromosome 02, GDT2T_hap1:
- the LOC103418533 gene encoding uncharacterized protein: protein MMQELSTIDDLPASNVELKPEKFEGGKDGGPSYHCDLYDTELVHKIAQVFIPGLATACVDNTSGDIFRTPGSVAADIRKEMVEYITQRSQNFVAESVILEDSTDAQVSDHPYDIISDFVDDFASSKRNLFGRVSGWLLSEKREDKIDDFVQEMEINGFWLIDKREAIAQTLLKNVDFKNEHHCNMKFNSPEALAEHASSCSFRSMTCTNEGCTTVFCASHMEKHDSICPFKIIPCEQNCSNTIMRRQMDRHCITVCPMKLVSCPFYAVGCQSPVPHCKVEQHHSDDLHSHLLFILQTIHKEASAEDLKKRVEQVEKASSSSQLAEARDVRSLTSAVKGIEEKLGPMEVTSKHPEDVESKLGPVDLSSKNPEDPEAILGPTEVTSKPAEDLEAKFQPQEVNRSAPEDVETKLGPKEVSSKPPEDRENKLGSKEMSSQPREDLETNQGPRDMSSKPREDLETNQGSKEVSSKPPEDPETKVGTKELSRKSPEDVEKKLAPKEVDNKPPKDPETKVGPKELSRKSPQHVEEKLAPKEVDSKPLEDHEAKTRTRDVDNESLQDTEAKWEPKDVNKESPKDIEAKHGPKEVNNEPPKDIEAKVRSKEVSGKYSKDIEANVGCNEISSKHQKDLEAKLGPTEVSSKHKDGGESRETSASENALEDAET, encoded by the exons ATGATGCAG GAATTGTCTACCATTGATGATCTGCCTGCAAGTAACGTGGAACTCAAACCAGAAAAGTTTGAAGGCGGGAAGGATGGAGGTCCTTCGTACCATTGTGATCTTTACGACACAGAATTAGTTCACAAGATAGCTCAAGTGTTCATCCCTGGATTAGCTACAGCTTGTGTTGACAACACGTCTGGTGATATCTTCCGGACCCCTGGTTCGGTGGCTGCTGATATCAGAAAGGAAATGGTGGAGTATATTACTCAGAGAAGCCAAAATTTTGTGGCAGAATCTGTTATCTTGGAAGATAGCACAGATGCACAAGTATCTGATCATCCGTATGATATCATTTCTGATTTTGTCGATGACTTTGCAAGTTCCAAGAGAAATCTGTTTGGTAGGGTTTCAGGATGGCTGCTAAGTGAAAAAAGAGAAGATAAAATAGATGATTTCGTTCAAGAGATGGAAATTAACGGGTTTTGGTTGATTGATAAAAGAGAAGCAATAGCACAGACTCTACTTAAGAATGTCGACTTTAAGAATGAACATCACTGCAACATGAAGTTTAACTCTCCAGAAGCGCTTGCTGAGCATGCTTCAAGCTGCAGTTTTAGGTCTATGACTTGCACAAATGAAGGGTGTACTACTGTATTTTGTGCAAGTCACATggagaaacatgattcaatttgCCCGTTCAAGATAATTCCATGTGAACAAAACTGCTCCAATACCATCATGAGACGccagatggacagacattgtATTACTGTCTGTCCAATGAAGCTTGTTAGTTGTCCTTTCTATGCAGTGGGTTGTCAATCCCCTGTACCACATTGTAAAGTTGAGCAACATCATTCAGATGatctccattctcacttgcttttcaTTCTTCAAACTATTCACAAGGAAGCGTCTGCAGAGGATCTAAAGAAACGAGTGGAGCAAGTAGAAAAG GCATCTTCATCCAGTCAATTAGCGGAAGCTCGAGATGTGAGGTCGTTAACATCTGCAGTCAAGGGTATTGAAGAGAAACTTGGTCCAATGGAAGTGACCAGCAAGCACCCAGAGGATGTTGAATCAAAGCTAGGGCCAGTGGATTTGAGCAGCAAAAATCCAGAGGATCCTGAAGCAATATTAGGGCCAACGGAAGTGACCAGCAAACCTGCTGAGGATCTTGAAGCAAAATTTCAGCCACAGGAAGTGAACAGAAGTGCACCAGAGGATGTTGAAACAAAACTAGGGCCAAAGGAAGTGAGCAGCAAACCCCCAGAGGATCGTGAAAATAAACTAGGGTCAAAAGAAATGAGCAGCCAACCCCGAGAGGATCTTGAAACAAACCAAGGGCCAAGGGACATGAGCAGCAAACCCCGAGAAGATCTTGAAACAAACCAAGGGTCAAAGGAAGTGAGCAGCAAACCCCCAGAGGATCCTGAAACGAAGGTTGGGACAAAGGAACTGAGCAGAAAATCCCCAGAGGATGTTGAAAAAAAGCTGGCACCAAAGGAAGTGGACAACAAACCCCCCAAGGATCCTGAAACAAAGGTTGGGCCAAAGGAACTGAGCAGAAAATCCCCGCAGCATGTTGAAGAAAAACTAGCGCCAAAGGAAGTGGACAGCAAGCCCCTAGAGGATCATGAAGCAAAAACCAGGACAAGGGATGTGGACAACGAATCCCTGCAGGATACTGAAGCAAAATGGGAGCCAAAGGATGTGAACAAAGAATCCCCCAAGGATATTGAAGCAAAACACGGACCAAAGGAAGTGAACAATGAACCCCCCAAGGATATTGAAGCAAAAGTACGGTCAAAGGAAGTGAGTGGCAAATACTCGAAGGATATTGAAGCAAACGTAGGTTGTAATGAAATCAGCAGCAAACACCAGAAGGATCTCGAAGCAAAACTGGGGCCGACAGAAGTGAGCAGCAAACACAAGGATGGTGGAGAGAGTAGGGAAACCTCAGCCTCTGAAAATGCCTTGGAGGATGCTGAAACATAA
- the LOC103418492 gene encoding vacuolar protein sorting-associated protein 36 isoform X1: protein MAGNCLQAVELTTSGRPVLLPTEIECSLLSAVDLECEDLPNFPHLKSGLLILTTHRLLWLPDSTTTIPTASSSASAIPLAAVTHIFAAKKSIKSMFHSPRLRFQLSVSPEGRVPDSGLGSRSVVVTVVVRGKGDLDAFLSKFWESWRGRAWEIGDEQGSSDAVSGSGSASSSGLYTREGTVRMVGVSGILRKEQEMWESTDKSLQDAFQDLNALMSKAKEMVMLAEKMRQKLLSGSQPNDEELGSKQEMQDWMLSVGIISPVTKESAGAQYHQQLSRQLADFVRLPLERAGGMMNLIDIYCLFNRARGTELISPEDLLQACSLWEKFDVPVMLRKFDSGVMVIQNKSHSDEEVFARIKNLVTKPDALRNGISASDAAITLGIAPGMAKEHLLTAESKGLLCRDISPDGFRFYINLFPEIDPNDLYLVKDYGIYHTWLRAASASG, encoded by the exons ATGGCCGGAAATTGCCTGCAAGCGGTGGAGCTTACTACGAGCGGCCGCCCAGTCCTCCTCCCAACTGAGATCGAATGTTCCCTCCTCTCCGCCGTAGACCTCGAATGCGAAGACCTCCCCAACTTCCCTCACCTCAAATCGGGTCTCCTCATTCTCACCACCCACCGCCTCTTATGGCTTCCCGACTCCACCACCACAATACCCACCGCCTCTTCTTCAGCCTCCGCCATCCCTCTCGCCGCCGTCACCCACATCTTTGCCGCCAAAAAGTCAATCAAGTCGATGTTCCACTCGCCCCGGCTCAGATTCCAGCTCTCGGTTTCGCCGGAAGGCCGGGTTCCGGATTCCGGTTTGGGTTCGAGGTCGGTGGTTGTGACGGTGGTGGTGAGGGGGAAGGGCGATTTGGACGCGTTTTTGAGCAAATTTTGGGAGAGCTGGCGGGGTAGAGCCTGGGAGATTGGGGATGAGCAGGGCAGCTCCGATGCTGTTTCGGGTTCGGGTTCAGCGTCCAGTTCCGGGTTGTATACGAGGGAAGGGACGGTGAGGATGGTTGGAGTTTCGGGGATATTGAGGAAAGAGCAGGAGATGTGGGAGAGTACTGATAAGAGCTTGCAGGACGCTTTCCAGGACTTGAATGCTCTCATG AGTAAGGCTAAAGAGATGGTGATGCTAGCAGAAAAAATGAGGCAGAAGCTTTTATCCGGCTCGCAGCCAAATGATGAGGAATTGGGTTCCAAACAAGAGATGCAAGATTGGATGCTCAGTGTTGGTATTATATCGCCCGTTACTAAGGAGTCTGCGGGTGCTCAGTATCACCAACAATTGTCCCGTCAG TTAGCAGATTTTGTCAGACTTCCACTTGAGAGAGCTGGAGGGATGATGAATCTTATAGACATCTACTGTCTCTTCAATCGTGCTCGAGGCACAG AACTGATATCGCCAGAGGATTTGCTGCAAGCATGTTCTCTCTGGGAGAAGTTTGACGT CCCAGTAATGCTTCGAAAGTTTGATAGTGGAGTCATGGTTATCCAGAATAAGTCCCACAGTGACGAAGAG GTTTTTGCTAGAATCAAGAACCTTGTAACAAAGCCTGATGCTCTTCGAAATGGGATAAGTGCTAGTGATGCTGCAATTACATTAGGTATTGCACCAGGCATGGCCAAGGAGCATCTTCTTACTGCTGAAAGCAAAG GTTTGCTGTGCAGAGATATAAGCCCTGATGGCTTTCGCTTTTATATCAACCTGTTTCCCGAAATCGATCCAAATGACTTGTACCT AGTGAAAGACTATGGAATCTATCACACATGGTTGAGGGCGGCGTCTGCTTCTGGATGA
- the LOC103418492 gene encoding vacuolar protein sorting-associated protein 36 isoform X2 produces MAGNCLQAVELTTSGRPVLLPTEIECSLLSAVDLECEDLPNFPHLKSGLLILTTHRLLWLPDSTTTIPTASSSASAIPLAAVTHIFAAKKSIKSMFHSPRLRFQLSVSPEGRVPDSGLGSRSVVVTVVVRGKGDLDAFLSKFWESWRGRAWEIGDEQGSSDAVSGSGSASSSGLYTREGTVRMVGVSGILRKEQEMWESTDKSLQDAFQDLNALMSKAKEMVMLAEKMRQKLLSGSQPNDEELGSKQEMQDWMLSVGIISPVTKESAGAQYHQQLSRQLADFVRLPLERAGGMMNLIDIYCLFNRARGTELISPEDLLQACSLWEKFDVPVMLRKFDSGVMVIQNKSHSDEEVFARIKNLVTKPDALRNGISASDAAITLGIAPGMAKEHLLTAESKGLLCRDISPDGFRFYINLFPEIDPNDLYLFSSWNVYCQSPA; encoded by the exons ATGGCCGGAAATTGCCTGCAAGCGGTGGAGCTTACTACGAGCGGCCGCCCAGTCCTCCTCCCAACTGAGATCGAATGTTCCCTCCTCTCCGCCGTAGACCTCGAATGCGAAGACCTCCCCAACTTCCCTCACCTCAAATCGGGTCTCCTCATTCTCACCACCCACCGCCTCTTATGGCTTCCCGACTCCACCACCACAATACCCACCGCCTCTTCTTCAGCCTCCGCCATCCCTCTCGCCGCCGTCACCCACATCTTTGCCGCCAAAAAGTCAATCAAGTCGATGTTCCACTCGCCCCGGCTCAGATTCCAGCTCTCGGTTTCGCCGGAAGGCCGGGTTCCGGATTCCGGTTTGGGTTCGAGGTCGGTGGTTGTGACGGTGGTGGTGAGGGGGAAGGGCGATTTGGACGCGTTTTTGAGCAAATTTTGGGAGAGCTGGCGGGGTAGAGCCTGGGAGATTGGGGATGAGCAGGGCAGCTCCGATGCTGTTTCGGGTTCGGGTTCAGCGTCCAGTTCCGGGTTGTATACGAGGGAAGGGACGGTGAGGATGGTTGGAGTTTCGGGGATATTGAGGAAAGAGCAGGAGATGTGGGAGAGTACTGATAAGAGCTTGCAGGACGCTTTCCAGGACTTGAATGCTCTCATG AGTAAGGCTAAAGAGATGGTGATGCTAGCAGAAAAAATGAGGCAGAAGCTTTTATCCGGCTCGCAGCCAAATGATGAGGAATTGGGTTCCAAACAAGAGATGCAAGATTGGATGCTCAGTGTTGGTATTATATCGCCCGTTACTAAGGAGTCTGCGGGTGCTCAGTATCACCAACAATTGTCCCGTCAG TTAGCAGATTTTGTCAGACTTCCACTTGAGAGAGCTGGAGGGATGATGAATCTTATAGACATCTACTGTCTCTTCAATCGTGCTCGAGGCACAG AACTGATATCGCCAGAGGATTTGCTGCAAGCATGTTCTCTCTGGGAGAAGTTTGACGT CCCAGTAATGCTTCGAAAGTTTGATAGTGGAGTCATGGTTATCCAGAATAAGTCCCACAGTGACGAAGAG GTTTTTGCTAGAATCAAGAACCTTGTAACAAAGCCTGATGCTCTTCGAAATGGGATAAGTGCTAGTGATGCTGCAATTACATTAGGTATTGCACCAGGCATGGCCAAGGAGCATCTTCTTACTGCTGAAAGCAAAG GTTTGCTGTGCAGAGATATAAGCCCTGATGGCTTTCGCTTTTATATCAACCTGTTTCCCGAAATCGATCCAAATGACTTGTACCT gtttAGCAGTTGGAATGTCTACTGTCAAAGTCCAGCATAA